CACCGGCTACACAAATGAAACTGTTCCAGATGAGCTGGAGTTGTTGTGGAGGGGTTATGACCCGAGGGGATGGTTGGATCGGTTTCTCGGAATGGTGATGTCAACTGATCCACTAGTTGCAGATGAAAAAGTGTTTGTGATTTTTAATAGTGAATTACATGCCATAGATGCAGATACAGGGAAAAAAATTTGGAGTTATAAACCTGAAAAATATATTTCCTCAATAGCAATTGCGGATGAAAAGGTATTTGTTGGCGCAGGAGCTGGAGGTGAAAAAATCTATTGCTTTGGTGCTGCGAAAGGAGAAAAAGGAGTTCCAGGATTTGAAGTAATATTTGCTTCGGCAGGATTGCTCATTGGGGCATATCTTTTGAGGAGGAGAGTGAAAAATGGGAAATAAAATCGCATATATTTTGCTCGGTTTAGCAGTTTTAAGCATATTTCAGACGGTTGTTATCGCACAACCCGTGATAGAACAAGGTCCACTGCTAACGCCGCAACTTATAGAGATATCACCGCAGGTCTCTGCAATCGAATATATTATAGCAGACCATTCACATCACCATTTAGGAGACGATTTTAAGGAGAACTTGATTCCAAAAGAGCCTGAAGGGGTAGTATATACAAAAACTTTCTTCATGGACTCAGAATTTGAGTCGCCTGAACTCATTTTGATGATAAAGTCTGTTGTCCCTGTTGCTCCGCATGAAATCAATGATTCTACGGAATATCTGGATAAAGTTTACATAAATGATGTAGAAGTTGGCATACTTAATTTTTATGCTACTCCTGAACACGAACCCGCCGATGTATACATATACATTTCAGTCGACCCAGGTCTGCTAAGAATTGGCAATAATACGATTAAAATAACCTCGGGCAGCAACAGGGACGGCAGCAATTATGACGATTTCGAGTTTTTTGGACTCATACTAAAAGGGATACGTAAAACCGGATGGATGCTTTCTGGAAGGGTTACTTATAACCACAAGCCTGCATTTGCATGGATTGACGTTTATCATAATGAAACCGAGAATAAAGAATGGGCGAGGCTTGTAAGTTCATTCGGGAGTAACGAAGACGGCACATACTCAATCAAACTTCCAAATGGTGTTTATGATATCACGGCATCGACGGTGGGTGCTTCTGATACTAAAACCACTGCAATAAATAACTCAAATGTTTCGCTTGATTTCAATCTCGAATATACTTATACGCCACCACCTGCTGAGGAGATTATTTTCAGAGACGATTCACATCACCATTTAGGAGACGATTTTAAGGAGAACTTGATTCCAAAAGAGCCGGAAGGGTTGGTATATACAAAAACTTTCTTCATGAACTCAGAATTTGAGTCGCCTGAACTCATTTTGATGATAAAGTCAGTTGTTCCTGATGCTCTGTATGAAATCAATGATTCTACGGAATATCTGGATAAAATTTACATAAACGATGTAGAAGTCGGCATACTCAATCTTCATGTTATTCCAGAGCTTGAAACAAGCGAGTTTTGGACTTTGCTTGACCCAAATCCGCTAAGGATTGGCGATAACACGATTAAAATAACCTCGGGCAGCAACAGGGACGGCAGCAATTATGACGATTTCGAGTTCTTCAACCTTAAACTCAAAGGAATACGAAAAACAGGTTGGGTCCTATCAGGAAGAGTTGAAATTGATAACGAACCTGCAAATGCATACGTCTGCGTTTATCGTCATGGGACCGACGAACTTGTAAGCTCATGTCTGACCGATAATAACGGTTCGTATTCCCTAAAACTTCCAAATGGCGTTTATGATGTTAAAGCAACTTCAAATACAGGTTTTTTTAATCCACAATCTGCCACTAAAACGCTTGTAATTAATAATTCGAATGTTACGCTTGATTTGAAGACATCCATGTTTGGTTTTTTCCTTTTTTTATTTTTTATCTTCTTTATTTTACCCTCTTCTATTACAGGACTTATCATTGCAATCGTGGTGTATGCATTCACTAAAAATAGAAAATTAACTGTGATTGGTTTTGTCTCGGGAATGGTTACTGCTTGTGTATCGAATATGTGGCTGATAGATGTAATAGAGGAGAGGTCATTACCACTGTCAGCAGGTATAGCCTTTATTATAGTTGCAGTTCCAATTATTTTGTTGAGCAAACGGAAATCGAAAGTTGAAGGAGGAGGTGAGTTATGATGAAGGATTTATTATGTATTGCACTATTATTATTTGCGGCTATTCCACTTGCTTCTGCCACGGCAATGGTTATATATAGACACTGCGCATCATCATCTCGGAGACGATTATAATTATGACGACTTTGAATTTTACGACCTTGCAATGCACCTGACCGAAACTGAGCGAATGGAGCGCTAATTTGGCGTATAAAGATGGCGTTTTAACCCCTTTACCCCCCATCAACCATTCACAAAAGATCATCATATCACTCTCCAATCTATCAAAAGAGAAGCTATAACGATGCTGAAGGTCGTGATACACGCAATGTGCTTTGAAGGAGATATAACCTTCGTAATAAGCGAATTAAAGGCTAAAGCATAGTTAGGGGAGTTTACAGGCTTCTAAGCAGGTTTACAGTATCAGTTTGTGGAAAGCGTAAGAGCGTAAAAACGATAATAATTAGAGATACCACCAATTTGACGGTGGATATTAACAGGTTCAGAAAGAAGTATAAGAGTGAAGATTTAAAAGATAAGGACTATAAATGGGCTTATTCCAGGTCCAAAGGCT
The Methanophagales archaeon genome window above contains:
- a CDS encoding PQQ-binding-like beta-propeller repeat protein yields the protein GELFLVLGTGLFVVGAIGFMAGYLSQDQTAMFLVAPLASASDWQMVRHDSRNTGYTNETVPDELELLWRGYDPRGWLDRFLGMVMSTDPLVADEKVFVIFNSELHAIDADTGKKIWSYKPEKYISSIAIADEKVFVGAGAGGEKIYCFGAAKGEKGVPGFEVIFASAGLLIGAYLLRRRVKNGK